The Macadamia integrifolia cultivar HAES 741 unplaced genomic scaffold, SCU_Mint_v3 scaffold3608, whole genome shotgun sequence genome includes the window GCGCTAGAGTTTTCCCAAGGGGAAACCTCAATTGTTTGTGATGCTTCAGACTCACGACTGGTTGAGGTGACTGGTGGTGCGCTGGATCTTGGACTACGGCGGTGGATCAATGACTCTTTCCTTCTCGGGGAGTCTCACCTTTCAACCGATCCGCTACCTTCCCATGATGTGATTATGGGATCTGTGCGGCAGGAAGAAGACTCTAGGGTTACCGTTGTCTTTGACTCTAGGGTTAATGTCTGGGAATACTACCCAGCCGTTGAAGGTTGAACGATCTGAATCTGAGCCGATTGCGCTTGTAGCTGCTCATGATGAACGACATATCCTCTCGGCTGCTGCAGGACATGATGAGGTCCCAAGGCGGCTCTTTTGCATCGGTTGTGGGTAGATCTTCGCTTCCCATTATAGATAGCTTACCTATTGCCGTAAATGATGGATTAATGACTCGGATCAAGATCCCACAAGAGGTTTATGAGAgataattggattttttttgttctctgtGCCCGATGGGATTTTGTATTTCATTCATTGTTTATTAGTATGATTCTTTGCTGACCTCAAGCAAAAAATGATTGAGATCAGCAGCCTAATACAACAGGCACCGCAATGTAAAGCACTATAACCCAAATGAACCGAGGGATTGAAGTTTTAATACTTAAGCAACCACGTCATCAGACCAACAGTTCAGGAAGACATTGGTAGACACTAAGGGCCAAAGAAATATTTTTCGCCCCCAtttgggaaacaaaaaaatgttaGTGCCAAAGAAATGAGAACCGTTTCTACACAACACACTTGACTTTGATAGACCGACACGAAATAGCTTCTCGACCTACCAGGTTCTCAAAAACACTATACTGCCGTCGCCACCACAATcacaaccacaaccaccaccaccactgccaccactaCCTCTGCCACCACTACTACCACAATTTCCATCCCCATAGCCACCACCACGACCCCCACCACCACTACCGCTGCCATCACCTCCACACCACCTATGCCTCCACCTCCACTGCCACCACCCTCATTACTGCCATGGTCAcaaccaccgccaccaccatcaccaccactacCTCCACAACACTGCCACCACCACTATTGCCATAGCCATCGTCACATACATAGCACCACCACTTGCATTGCCAAAGTCGCCACCATAAAAACCTCTACAACCCCCATCACCACTACCTCCCATCACATCCACACCACCACCATCtccaccacaaccacaaccaccacCTCTGCCCCCACCTGCGCTGCCACCatgaccaccaccaccactactactGCCATTGCCACAACCATTCCCACCACCTCCAAAACACAGCGACCACCATTGCTACCACCACTACCGCCATTGCCACCACCACTACCGCCATTGCCAAAACCACTGCCAtcgccaccaccacctccatggaactgccaccaccactattgccacctccacctccacctccacaaCCATCACATGCATCGTCACGTCCAAACCACTGCCACTGCACATGTGGCAGTTTCCAagctctcatatatatatatatattattttttttttcttttaaaaagattgaaaattaaaatattactATCTTTGGTTATGTTAACTCTATTTTTTTCTGTGTTATGTTGTTATAAAGCTCTATCATCTGTATGGTGATCAAGTTCAAATTTTGTGGGgatgtggcaaaatattgctTGAAAAGTAAGCAATCTGAAAAATGATTCTTTGTACTACTCGAGGCCAGACAATGACGGatttcaataaaatttaatacatgctcaaaataaatatattagcCCATCCTAAGTGATTCGGATCAAATAAAGAAGACTGAAACATCTCATGCCAAGGGTGAAATGGTCATCTTATTATTAAAAGGTGACCAAACATTATtagattgaatgaaattttatgCATAAGCTCAAAACAGCTAGATAAGGTCATCCTAAGAGTCTTAGCTCAAATTAGGAATGTTTGGACACCAAAATATTATCATGGGAAATCATTCATTTTTGCGTTAAAAGGTAGCTAAGTGACGTTAAATTTGAGTGAAGCTTTATCTATGTGCTTCGAATGATTAAGTAAATCTATCTTGCTTTGGAACAGCATCTTCTCGACCTAGAAACTGTTCACCTTAGAGTAATTGTGTTACTTGAGTTTGTTCTTGAAGGGATGGAACTGCTCATTTGATTCCAAGCTTTAGTAGTAGATGGAGAGAGTGCTTTCATTGATGTATTATTGCCATTAATGCCAATGTTCTCAATCACCTATCTCTTGTTCTTCTTATTCCCCTGATGTAATCAATTATGTGGGCGAACCACGATCTTCCATCCATCTTGAGGGCATTCACAGCATCCTGGTATATGGGCTTATCTCTTCCTTCTACCATATACAATCGGACCTGTGTCATGGGATTGTACTCCACCATGGATGCCAAGGTAGAGAAGGAGTTTGCAAAGCAGTTGTTATCTCTTTGAAAGTATTCAAAAGAGATCTCCTCAAAGTGTTTGATCACCACCTCTAAGTATTCTTGGTATGGTTTCAGCTTTTCATCCCTAGTCTTCTACTTCCCTTGAGTATGGTAAAAAATGATGGCCGAGTCACCAAATACCTTGATCTTctttaccccaatggtcaaCGCTACCTCCAGTTCCAATGCACATGCTTCATATTCAATAATGTTAATGGTGTAAAGGAAGTCGAGATGGAAGGATGAGGGCAAATATAATCCGTAGGGAGTTACCAAAAGTATTCCCGTACCACATCCCTCTTGATTGGATTCCCCATCAAAGTATAGCTGCCATTCATTGgtggcttcttcttcaatcGTTCCTTTTCCTTCATCCGAGAACGCATCATCCAATACTTTGTCATCTTCTATAGGGTGAGCAACTAGGTGATCTACTATCGCCTACCCCttgatgaaattttgagtgATATAAGTGACATCAAACTTAGACAATAGTAATAGCCATCAAGTCATTCTTCCTGTCAAAGTTGGCTTCTAAAAgagatacttgattggatcTGTCCTTGAGATTAACCGAATTGGGTATGCCACCATGTAATGCCTCGACCTTCTTGTTGCCCAGACTAATGCTATGCATGTCTTCTCCAGAGGTGTGTACCGTGTCTTGTATTTCAAAAACTTCTTACTCAAATAATAGATAGCTTGCTCTACCccattttccttctccttttgagCCAATGACGATCCCATGGAATTCTCTCCAATTGATGAGTATAGCAACAAAAACTCTCCAGTAATGGGTGGCACCAACACTGGTGTGTTTGTCAAGTACTCCTTTATTTTGTCGAATTCCTACTGACATTGATCATTCCACTCTTTAGGCTAGTCCTTCTTCAATAATTTGAAGATCGGCTCGCAAATAGTAGTCAACTGAGATATTAACAGGCTAATGTACTGGATGCGACCGAGGAATCCTTGTATTGCCTTAGCTGATACTTTTTTATCCTTTCAAAGGGCTGAGACATGTCCTTACCAATCtattgacttcactatcatatcatcaacatagacttCCACCTCCTTGTGCATCATATCGTGGAGGATAAcagtggctgctctttgataagttgcccagCATTCTTCAGCCTGACAACACCATATAACAATACGTTCCCATGGGGTGGTGAAAGCTATTTTTTCTCTATCCTTGGGATGTATGCTTATCTGGTTGTAACATGAGAAACCATCCATGAAGGATAACAGGTCGTGCGTCACCGTGTTATCACAAGCACGTCAATGTGCAGTAGTGGGAAATCGTCTTTCTAGCTAACTTTGTTGAGATCTTGAAAATGCACATCCGCACCTTCCCGTATTTTTTGGCTACTGGAACGACactggccaaccattggggatatTCTACTACTTGCAAGAAGTCGGCATTCATTACTTCATCACTTTTTCCCTgattttctcactccatttaGGACGCATTCTTCTAGGCTTCTATTTGATGGGCCTTGCGTTGGGGTATATGGGAAAGAGGTGTTGCACAGTACAAGCATGGCCTCGTAGGAGCAAGCAAATACTTCTATGAATTCCTTGAGAAGACTTGTTATCTGTACCATTTCTTCATAGTTTAGGGTAGCACCAATCTTAACCTCTTGAGGGAATTGATCTGTTCCCAAATTAATGACCCAAGTATCCTTATGGAAGGGTTGGGATTTTTTAGGCTTACATTGTTTTATGAGattatgatatttattaagatcatcatcagaaaatggAGGAAAATCATACTCAAAATAAGtaatttcaataattttcaaaaaagaagTGACATACTCAACATACATGAACTTGGACTTGTGGAGGAGGTGGTTGTGGGCCGCTCCCACGGGCTTCCAGGTCCTCGTTTGAAGATGCTTAGGTGCCTTTTTCGTGGGGTTATCCGCCTTAAGTGTCTACtaagaataaaaatatgaaaatttggagttgccacctaggttAAGGCCTAAGACCCAGGATGTGGGCTTGATCCATCGGGATGGACCCGAGATTGACTCGATCTGGTCCATAGATTAGGGTAAATGCCATgttatgaagttgggaaggtgttaggcacccacttcactCGACCAaactggtcttcctattagatttTGGTTTTCGAATATTCCCCTTTTCTATGTCCTAAcccacatgcatgactaaaaTACTTATATACAATACTATACACATGCTGGATTTAATGTAAGATCTACATTATGGCTACTCTATTAGAAAATATACCTAACCTTGACCCCTGTTATGGGTCAAGAGGGGACGGACCCCGGTTGACGCTTCGACGACTTTGGTGAGGATCCCTAGCTCAGACGGGACTAACCTCGGCTGCTTGCTTCTCTCCTTCGGGGAATCTAGGCCTCAAGTAGCTCTTCAGGCTCCAACACGTTCCTCGTGGGTGGGAGGTAAGGAATTTCCTCACCtgactctttcttttttccttctctcttttctctctcatctctctctttttctctctttttctctcttttctcttctagtctctctctcttctcgtccTTTTGGCTGTGCCTTTATGGTGGGGAGGAAGACATTATTTATAAGTTTCAACCCCTCCCCTACCATTTTAAATGCGCAattcttcccttttttatttgaaattggtGGGTCCGTCAAAATATTGGCCAACCCATCCCAAAGCTTTCCAAAACAGGTGTttttgataaagaaaaaaattttcccttcttttcttttttgtcttttccttttttggcaAGGTACCTAGTAGGCCTATGGGTATCTGGATGAGCCTGTGGGTattcccacaaaaaaaaatgcgGGTCCAGGGGAGATCGGGTCCACAAATTCCCGTTTCGATTTCCAGGAGCGATTCAGGGAGATCCAATGGTTCAAATTTTGTAAGCGATACATCATCGGTATTGtctttctgagcactatccaatggtgtgggttttgatcTCCTTATTCGCTCAAAAAATTGCTTATAATAAAGAGGGGACTTTTGCCTTTTGTCAGTTGGGGGTTTTTTCAGCAATCCTTATTCATATTGTCCCTGCACCATCAAAGAGTACTTAGAACCAATTCATTAATATATAACATGCTAATATCAGATGCCACAAGATCGGGTCCGAAATTGGCTTAgggttagattagggttttaggttgaATCGGGCCACTGCTGGGTTTCAGTTAGGATTAGGATTTTGAGTTAATTTTTGACTTATTGCCATCACCTAAATCATCACCAAAGGCCCAGATTCCCTTCCGATGTGAAGCACGAACCTCGATCATTCCTTGTATGCCATCATAGCCaaggtgggtgacaaaattggttgTCTACAAGACTTATTATTAATATGATATAAAGGAACACAAATAACATCAGAAGACTCAACGACAGGCTCAAAGAAGGACTTGATGCTATTTTTAGTGATATTCAGACAGGTTAACTCTTGGGTATGAGTGAATTCAAAGCTATCGCCAGCATTGGTTTAATTCAGTAGTGGACCATTGGCTCTATAAATCAACAAATACGGTAGCggacccttttcttcttctgtggaAATTGTTGCTATGCCAACCTCTTGAGATTTCTTGGTCACAAAGGTGAGTTGGCTGACCTTATGGTTCCAGAAACCAAACTTTATGGGAGATGAGTTTCGATTGAGGATAGTTAGGCCATTGACAATGAACTCCATCTTCTTTAGGCATCCATTTGAAATCATCCTTGCCCCTTGGTCACACTTCAGTCTGTTGACTTAGACTTTTCGATGACAATTAGTTCTAGCACAATGAATGCAAACCCGCATTCCTCTAGCTCTCCTTTCTCGGGCATAAGCGCTTTTCCCCAAAATGGTCTGGGCTTCAGTTCTTGCAATTCTTTCACATGCATCTCTTGAAAGAACAAGTAGATATCTCTTTCCATGTCTCCTGGTAGATGTAAGCACCAAACCAACTTCACTttattttcccattctcttttcagaaGGATCTAAGGATTGGCCACCTTCTCGGACT containing:
- the LOC122068236 gene encoding ctenidin-1-like, yielding MERDIYLFFQEMHVKELQELKPRPFWGKALMPEKGELEECGSSGGGGHGGSAGGGRGGGCGCGGDGGGVDVMGGSGDGGCRGFYGGDFGNASGGAMYVTMAMAIVVVAVLWSGSGGGGRGGGYGDGNCGSSGGRGSGGSGGGGCGCDCGGDGSIVFLRT